A segment of the Candidatus Hydrogenedentota bacterium genome:
AACTTGGGAACGAGTCAACGATTCGTATGCCGCAGGAACCAGACCGTGAAATCATACAAACACACCAACACCCCCGGCTCAGGCGAAACCGGCCTCTTTCGCATACATAAACCTCCAAAAACCGCCGCCGACAAAGGGGGGGAAGCCCCCCTCTGTACTTCCCCCCGTCAGAGGGTAAAGGGAAAAAGAGTCAAAGGGAAACTACGCGGAGGGAACGCGAACCACCCGGAAACCGTAGTCGTCGTCCCGGTTCTCCGGGTTGCCCCCGAACCGGTTCGCCGAACGGCAGCCCCCGGGATCGCTGCCCCAGGAGCCGCCCCGCAAGACGCGAAGCCCAATCGACGGGTACTCGCCGTACCAATCCCCGCACCATTCGCACACGTTCCCGTGCATGTCGTGCAAACCCCAGGCGTTTGCCGGAAACTGTGCTACCATAACAGTCTTCCTTCTAGAAACTCCTTTCTGACCGTTGCCGTAGACTTCATCCGCGTCGTAATTCACTTGCTCTGCCGAGATTGTGTTCCCGAAATGGAAGGGCGTTGTAGTTCCGGCGCGGCAGGCGTATTCCCATTCCGCTTCCGTGGGGAGGCGGAATCCGCCCCCGGCTATCCGCTGATTCAATTTCTCGATAAACTCCTGGCAGTCTTCCAAGGACACGTTCTCGACGGGCAGCCGGGGATCGCCCTTGAAAGAGCTCGGGTTGCTCCCCATCAGCCGCTCCCATTGGCCCTGCATGACCTCATATTTCCCCATCCAGAAGCCCTGGGTCAGCGTTACTTCGTGCTGCGTTTCGTCATTGCCGCGCCCTTCCTCGCTGGCCGGGCTGCCCATCAAGAACGTCCCCGGCGGTATGAAGACCAACCGCAGGACCACGCCACCGCCAAGGTCCACGGACATCTCGCCCTTTGCGCGTCCGGCTTCTTCCGCGGCAGCGCGGAACCGGGTTGACGCTTCCTGGTAGAGTTGCTCCGCGCCAGGGTCGGGCTCCTTAGCTGCGGCTTCTTCCGTCTTCGCCATCGCTTGCGCGTACCGGATTTTCGCAGCCTCTTTTGCATCCAGCGCATCCGCATGCGCGCGCGCCTGCTCCATCTGCGCACGGGCGTCCGCAATGCGCTTGAGCAGCGCCTCCGTCTCGTTGGCAATGCGCGTCGCCTCGCGGTATTGCGCCGCTGCGCTTTCGTAGCCCGTCACGGCCCCGTCAAACTGCTCCTGCGCGTCCTGTTGTTCCGCATGCTGAAACGCCGCGTCCGCCTTTGTGAGTTGCGCAATGGCGTGGCGTTCCGCCCCCGCCGCGAGTGCGGCCTGTTTCTCCTGGGCCGCCTTTTGGCGCGCCCCGCTCGCGTCCGTGGCGGTCTTGCTGGGCTTCGCGGGCGGGGCCGCGGGTTCGGGTCGCGTTTCGGTCTTCGGCGGAGAGGATGGCGGCTTGCCGGGCACCGTCTGTG
Coding sequences within it:
- a CDS encoding SUMF1/EgtB/PvdO family nonheme iron enzyme, which codes for MKRRAVIVGVDGKAPWDFVPLQHAVDDAIRMDRLFHRIAEQTSFDSIDLLRNPSDDEVREAVRQRISGLGRGDLFVFYFAGHGKRQTSGKYLLLCPQADKTVLTTDDTNGTVTDAFLRSAVGPRDFDCLFLFDTCRSVLLPEHLRRRDALALGVMDGETRLRDLGREKAQHGRGACVTVYSCRDGAHAGEVPELKAGAFTWALEQCVLERLHAGKPVRVNESFIAGNVAERMRAHAPEQVPGYSCEAGAGILLAEGREAAAATPAPAACPAVKAAFVPPPAQVQPKVPQFEGSRHEYLEQKLGLRASWIMLALAAALALLLLTILLQRGETPQVTAPPPPPVGPTAKAQGTPPTPKPQTVPGKPPSSPPKTETRPEPAAPPAKPSKTATDASGARQKAAQEKQAALAAGAERHAIAQLTKADAAFQHAEQQDAQEQFDGAVTGYESAAAQYREATRIANETEALLKRIADARAQMEQARAHADALDAKEAAKIRYAQAMAKTEEAAAKEPDPGAEQLYQEASTRFRAAAEEAGRAKGEMSVDLGGGVVLRLVFIPPGTFLMGSPASEEGRGNDETQHEVTLTQGFWMGKYEVMQGQWERLMGSNPSSFKGDPRLPVENVSLEDCQEFIEKLNQRIAGGGFRLPTEAEWEYACRAGTTTPFHFGNTISAEQVNYDADEVYGNGQKGVSRRKTVMVAQFPANAWGLHDMHGNVCEWCGDWYGEYPSIGLRVLRGGSWGSDPGGCRSANRFGGNPENRDDDYGFRVVRVPSA